The DNA sequence CCACCGGACGGAAGGGGGAGTCATCGAACGCTGCAGCTTTCGAGATGGCGGCACGCAGGCGATCGGTTTCTGGAACTTCTCCAAGGGCTGCATCGCCCGTGGCAATCGCATCACCCGGGTCAGCAAAGCGTTTGATCTCCTCAACTCCAGTACCTGCCTGATCGAAGGCAACGAAGTGGGCGAATGCGAGATCGGTGTGAGCATCTTAAACGAGCACCCGGCCAGCGACAAAGAACGCCACATCCTCCGCAACAATGGTTTTTCCAACTCGTTCCTTTTTGTCCAACCCGGCGGCGGCACACCGCAGCCTTTGACCGAGGCCAATGACGGCCTCATCCCCTTCCCCAAAAATTGATTTCTCCCTCGCACCTTTCAGCCACCTCATGAAGCCCGCCCTCCTCCTCAGCCTGCTCCTGGCCACGTCCTGCCTACTTGCGCAGGAATCCACACCGCGCCCAGACCCTCAACGTTTCGCCAAAGAAATCACTGCTTTTGCCGAGAAACCTGCTGACAAGGGCGGCATCGTCTTCACGGGCAGTTCCAGCATTCGTTTGTGGAAAACTCTCCAAAAGGACTTCCCAGGCCTGCCGGTCCTGAATCGTGGTTTTGGTGGCAGTGTGGCCAATGATCTCATCGTCCACTTCGATACCGTCGTCGCACGGCATGAGCCAAAGCTGGTGGTCACCTATACGGGCAGCAATGACATCAATGCGAAACTGACCCCGCAGGAGGCCCTAGCTGACTACACACGTTTTCTTGACCTTGTGCACACACGGTTACCCCAGACCCGCGTGATCGTGACCTCGGTCAAAATTGGAGAAAAACGCCTCGCTCAGATGCCCCAAGTGCATGAGCTCAACCGCCTGTTGCAAGCCTGGATCCAGGGCAAAGACTGGGTGCGGTATGTGGACACCACCAGCTACCTAGCCGATGAAAAAGGCCACCCCATTCGCAAATACTATGTGAAGGATCTGCTGCATCTTAGCCCTGAAGGCTATGCCATGTGGACAAAACTCCTCACTCCCGTGTTGAAGGAAGAATGGGCGAAGGTGAACGAGAAGAAATCCTGAATTCTTTGATAAAGCGACGTCGGAGAGGCGAGATTTAGCTCGCCCCACCGACTCCGCAAAACGCTACCCAATCCCGCCTTTTACGGCTGGCCAGGGGGAACCACCGTGATGGTGATGGTCTGACTCGAGATCCACGTAGGGGTGACGGAGTTCTTGGCTTCGACACGATAACTGCCGCTGTCCGACTCACCCACTCCATTGATCACCAGGGTGCTATCTGTCGCCGAAGTGATCGCTTCGTTCCCCTTGAACCATTGATACTCATAGGGACCAGGGGCATTCGGTTGAGCGCTGAATTCAACAGAATCTCCCACCACAAAAACATTCGTATTGCCACTGAGGCCAATGGCGACGGAGGTGACGGGTGAGATCACTGAAAGCAGTACGATGTTACTCAAAACTCCTGCTGGCGTGGTGGGGTTAGACACCAAGACTGTGTAGCTCGCGTTATCAGCGGCGGATGCCTTGCTGATGGCATAGCTGGCCAAGTTTGCTCCTGGAATATTCTCGCCATTTTTCTTCCATTGGAAGGAGAACGGTCCCGCACCCTGGGCACTGACAAAGAAAGTCACAGGTGTGTCCAGGGCTACCGATTCCGTAGCGGGCGTGCGTGAGGCGTTCACATTCGCCACGGCGGTATCCACACTCAAAGGCACACCATTACTCTCCACACCAGCGGGCGTGAGCACGTTTTTCACCAGCACGGTGTAAGTGCCAATGTCTTCCGCGTTGACGAAATCAATGCTGTAAGAGGCCGAGGTGCCGCCTTCCAAAATATCCTCGCCATCTTTGCGCCATTGATAGGTGTAAGGTCCTAGCCCACCGATGCTGGAGATGGTGAAGATCACATTGCCACCGATGTTGATAGACTCATTGTTCGGCGAACGCACAGCGGTCACTTGGGTGATCGGGTTGGAGACGGTCATTTCATTGCCTGCCTCGCTGAGTTCACCAGTAGTGCTGATGGCACTGAAGACGCGCACCTTATAGGTACCCACATCTCCAGTCGAGACGGGGTTGATCGTAAAGGTAGGAGTTGTGCCTGCGGCCGCCTCGATTTCCACGTCATTTTTATACCATTTGTAATTGAAGGGGCCCTCGCCTTTGGCGGCAGCCGTGAAGGTGACTGAACTGCCATTGGCCACCGGATTTGCCGCTGGAGCACGGGTAATGGTGACGGTGTTGACGGCGTCATTCACCAGCAGGTTAGCCTGGTCACTATAGACAGTCGAATAGACCGTTTTAAGCATCACGTCATACTTGGCTTGGGCAGCCTCGGTGACGGGGTTGATGGTGTAACTGGCGCTTGTGGCCCCGCTGATATTGGCCCCATTTTTCCGCCACTGATAAGTGAAGGGGGTGGAAGCTGGGGCCGCTGCGACGACGCTGAAAGTGACGGAAGCTCCTGGATTCACCGTCTGCGATTGCGGCTGCTGAGAGATGAGAACAGGAACGGGGTTGAGATTCACCCGACCTGACAAAATCGGCGAAGTTTTAAGCGTTGTGACCGGTGCTTCAGTGGAGGGAAGTTGAGCCAGGGTAAAGTGGCCAAACCCTCCAGAATCCGTCTGGGTAAAGAAGCTGCCGTCACTGAACGTGCGAGCAGGGATGGCGGGCACGACAAGACCATAATAACTGGCCACGCGAGGCGCCGTCGCAGGCGGATCATACAACTTAAAGGAACCTTTAAAGAGGCCAGTTGCACGGTCTCCGGTGAATGAAATGCCGCCGGCATTTGTGATGCCTGCAGGAATGAGCGGAATCTTACCCAGAGAAATCGCTACGACATCAGGATTCGTGGCAGAGGCCTCCACGCCACCTTTGGCAAAGAGCAGGCCGGCATTTCGGTCCATCACAGGCACCCCCAAGAGTTGGGGCGAGTAGTCCTGAGGGATGTAGGTCCTGCCCAGCGCGTAAAGTGAGACAGGACCGAAACCCGCTTTGTAGCTTCGCTCCGTAGCCAGCGTTTGAGGCAAGCGAGTCCAAAGCATCTCACCCTCCACTCGGAAGCGATTCCCCAGATTGATATCCGCCTGAGTCAGAGGAGGAATGTACTGTAAAAAGGCCCGACCCACAAAAGCTCCCGTATTTTTATAGAGAGATTGGTAGATCAAGAACTGCTGCTGGCCGCCGACAAAGGAACTGGAGGTCAGAGTGGTGCCATCTCCTAGACGACCCGTGATTTTCGCAATTCCATTGGAATCAAAAAAGGCGATGGCATAGCCGGTGCCCTGAGGCACAGACACATCATTTTCCAGATTGCTGGGAAGGTGAAACGCGATGTGATGCCGCCCCACGTAGGGAGAAGGACGACCGCCTTTGCTAAAGTTGTAGATGTTCCGATAAGCGGCAAAGAAGACCAAATTTTCCCCGTCTGAAATCGTCCCTGAAACATCTCCACTGTCGGTATAACCGCCAATGCCGATGGCACTGAGATTGATCTGAAGAGGGGTATTGCCCTTACGCACCGCCGTGGCTTGACCGGAGGTGCGTATACTGCCTGGATTCTGGTCCATCTTGCCTGTGAAGCTGAGGATGTCCTTCCCCATGCTCAACTTACCCGAGATGAGGCCGCCATCCGTCACGGTCATGTCAATACGGCCTCCCTGATTGCTATTCAAAGCGGGAGAGTTCCCGATCTGCCCCACAAACGTGCCCACCACCGATTCTGGGAGCGGGAAGACAAAGAATTCCACATTGCTGCGGGTGAGGCTGCCCTTTGGATTTTTGACCGTGATCGTCAGCTTAAATTCACCGGAGCGTGTGGGTTTCCCAGTGATGCGCCCGGTG is a window from the Prosthecobacter dejongeii genome containing:
- a CDS encoding GDSL-type esterase/lipase family protein, whose protein sequence is MKPALLLSLLLATSCLLAQESTPRPDPQRFAKEITAFAEKPADKGGIVFTGSSSIRLWKTLQKDFPGLPVLNRGFGGSVANDLIVHFDTVVARHEPKLVVTYTGSNDINAKLTPQEALADYTRFLDLVHTRLPQTRVIVTSVKIGEKRLAQMPQVHELNRLLQAWIQGKDWVRYVDTTSYLADEKGHPIRKYYVKDLLHLSPEGYAMWTKLLTPVLKEEWAKVNEKKS